One stretch of Halobaculum marinum DNA includes these proteins:
- a CDS encoding 2-oxoacid:acceptor oxidoreductase subunit alpha, whose amino-acid sequence MSDDELIWRIAGGSGDGIASTSQNFAKALMRAGLHVFTHRHYPSRIRGGHTYVEVRASADPVESRGDGYNFLLALGDSFARNPQDEAYYGNEEVKPLSENLDELREGGVIVYDSGLLDASEIPDFEERVEENDWHVYDMDLRSLAREQGREVMRNTAGVGVTCAITGIPLEAIEELMRDAMPEKILEPNLEIMQTAYDLVSEEYDVDAPDVSVPTGEHDEEQVLMSGSDAIAYGAIDEGCRFIAGYPMTPWTEVFTIMSQNLPELGGISEQVEDEIAAAALAIGASHMGVKAMSGSSGGGFALMGEPLGLAEMTETPLVLIEAMRAGPSTGMPTKPEQADLEHVLYTSQGDSQRVVLAPGTVAEAYEASRRAFQLAYEYQIPSMLIYDQKLSGELTNVPASHFDREPNADIGLTLSEEELADQPHTGDGKFHRFQHEAEDGVSPRSVPGQKGGRFLATGNEHNPAGHISEDPDNRVAQMDRREQKLDAIRADLDDDGLLVEHGPEDADYGILTFGSQQGTVEEAVDRLNENGTSVKSLTVAELAPYPVETVRAFLDSVEEALVVEMNASGQFRGLTQKELGTHGEMLSSLLKYNGNPFEPGEIVEGFTTNVVEDGEVPGNETKFVPAAGD is encoded by the coding sequence ATGTCAGACGACGAACTCATCTGGCGGATCGCTGGCGGGTCCGGGGACGGCATCGCCTCGACCAGTCAGAACTTCGCCAAGGCCCTGATGCGAGCGGGGCTCCACGTATTCACGCATCGTCACTATCCATCGCGGATCCGCGGCGGCCACACGTACGTCGAGGTACGCGCCTCGGCCGATCCGGTCGAGTCCCGCGGGGACGGCTACAACTTCCTGCTGGCGCTGGGTGACTCGTTCGCCCGCAACCCGCAGGATGAGGCCTACTACGGGAACGAGGAGGTCAAGCCCCTGTCGGAGAACCTCGACGAACTCCGCGAGGGCGGCGTCATCGTGTACGACTCCGGTCTGCTCGACGCCTCGGAGATCCCGGACTTCGAGGAGCGCGTCGAGGAGAACGACTGGCACGTGTACGACATGGACCTGCGCTCGCTCGCCCGCGAGCAGGGCCGCGAGGTCATGCGCAACACCGCAGGCGTCGGCGTCACCTGCGCCATCACCGGCATCCCCCTCGAGGCCATCGAGGAGCTGATGCGCGACGCGATGCCCGAGAAGATCCTCGAGCCGAACCTCGAGATCATGCAGACGGCGTACGACCTCGTGAGCGAGGAGTACGACGTCGACGCCCCCGACGTGTCCGTCCCGACGGGCGAGCACGACGAGGAGCAGGTCCTGATGTCCGGCTCCGACGCCATCGCCTACGGCGCCATCGACGAGGGCTGCCGCTTCATCGCGGGCTACCCCATGACGCCGTGGACCGAGGTGTTCACCATCATGAGCCAGAACCTGCCCGAACTGGGCGGGATCTCCGAGCAGGTCGAAGACGAGATCGCCGCAGCCGCGCTCGCCATCGGTGCCTCCCACATGGGCGTCAAGGCGATGTCCGGCTCCTCCGGCGGTGGGTTCGCCCTGATGGGCGAGCCGCTCGGCCTGGCGGAGATGACCGAGACGCCGCTCGTCCTGATCGAGGCCATGCGCGCCGGTCCCTCGACGGGGATGCCGACGAAGCCCGAGCAGGCCGACCTGGAGCACGTCCTGTACACGTCGCAGGGCGACTCCCAGCGCGTCGTCCTCGCGCCCGGCACCGTCGCCGAGGCGTACGAGGCGTCGCGCCGGGCGTTCCAGCTCGCCTACGAGTACCAGATCCCCTCGATGCTCATCTACGACCAGAAGCTCTCGGGGGAGCTGACGAACGTGCCGGCTTCGCACTTCGACCGCGAGCCCAACGCCGACATCGGCCTCACGCTCAGCGAGGAGGAACTGGCCGACCAGCCCCACACGGGCGACGGCAAGTTCCACCGCTTCCAGCACGAGGCCGAGGACGGCGTCTCGCCGCGCTCGGTGCCCGGCCAGAAGGGCGGCCGCTTCCTGGCGACCGGCAACGAGCACAACCCGGCGGGCCACATCAGCGAGGACCCCGACAACCGGGTCGCACAGATGGACCGCCGCGAGCAGAAGCTCGACGCGATCCGCGCCGACCTCGACGACGACGGACTGCTCGTCGAGCACGGCCCCGAGGACGCCGACTACGGCATCCTCACGTTCGGTTCCCAGCAGGGGACCGTCGAGGAGGCCGTCGACCGGCTCAACGAGAACGGCACGTCGGTGAAGTCGCTGACGGTCGCCGAACTCGCGCCGTACCCGGTCGAGACGGTGCGCGCGTTCCTCGACTCCGTCGAGGAGGCGCTCGTCGTCGAGATGAACGCGTCGGGCCAGTTCCGCGGTCTGACGCAGAAGGAGCTCGGCACGCACGGGGAGATGCTCTCCTCGCTGCTGAAGTACAACGGCAACCCCTTCGAGCCCGGTGAGATCGTCGAGGGGTTCACCACGAACGTCGTCGAGGACGGGGAGGTTCCCGGCAACGAGACGAAGTTCGTCCCCGCGGCAGGTGACTAA
- a CDS encoding UvrD-helicase domain-containing protein — MADRSTFPALERLKAETEGLDVLVEVAPPLVAAALEYMFDLDYVDRREALLERRDEVRETYQHHRQRIERTYGSDVVRACARREDGDQPRFDLERMETELNDASAAVDTLYDAVNEDYLTRIERRKLAVLETNVREAREYVRNKIAFDRQRERLSAEIEEFDARFEPYAGADRYMISSDQEVLIATSNEIWYGLADMARELVLPVLPGADADWLTERKTRFGELVDYLPDYNDEFVASERERYADLLVTDHGPLNDQQQKAVVRDDRRNLVDASAGTGKTLTLTYRFVYLLEKGVPASDIVAITYTKDAAAEMSARIAEAAGVQADDLNISTIHAFANSIYHEARSGGSGNLGTERERLVDSFHNAASRGHDTERAAVEFPDCYAAFKRGYEEFINAEGDYGEDGYIADNKRFGEDPQEFVRRKLEEFVEEARTFDRSAEEIRQRLDGTDRVRDAFGEAGAALVEAYDRVVEREDAPTDFDDMVYTATEVVESNPERFGDRFAHVLVDEFQDVTDATLGFVESFMGGESETHLFCVGDDWQSIYGFSGSNVRYFTEYEERFDDVTYTQLQVNYRCPPAVVDAGADLMAQSAAPQNEKVVRAFSDLDAKPTLHTMDALYEPRVVEYVADMVESAIAERPLDDVMVLSRNDAKSAYMERLREELERREIPHRRPKFVRDFLPEGYRESVPYPVTFDQQDFATYDVPDGEETPESGPPLVTLQSVHASKGTEAPVVILLHAVDEDEDGIPIKEQADVILDPAREVTAERIPEERRLFYVALTRTEEEFHAVARADEESQYVQDIEQWFQRVAVPTPEELVGTCTQFTPARQERMPVKATLDCGGFEVSLLSWPNQDPPRLEKGVTYRLELDDPNRQIERSKYGVEIRFDRTPIERIGTGKTVATDD, encoded by the coding sequence ATGGCCGACCGGAGCACGTTCCCGGCGTTGGAGCGGTTGAAGGCCGAGACCGAGGGGCTGGACGTACTGGTAGAGGTGGCACCGCCGCTGGTCGCCGCCGCGCTCGAGTACATGTTCGACCTCGACTACGTCGACCGGCGCGAGGCGCTTCTCGAACGTCGCGACGAGGTCCGAGAGACGTACCAGCACCACCGACAGCGAATTGAACGGACCTACGGGAGCGATGTCGTGCGCGCGTGCGCCCGCCGCGAGGACGGCGACCAGCCACGGTTCGATCTAGAACGCATGGAGACTGAACTCAACGACGCGAGCGCTGCCGTGGATACGCTCTACGACGCGGTCAACGAGGACTATCTCACCCGAATCGAACGCCGGAAGTTGGCGGTGCTTGAGACGAACGTTCGCGAGGCCCGCGAGTACGTCCGCAACAAGATTGCGTTCGATCGTCAACGCGAGCGACTGTCGGCGGAAATCGAGGAGTTCGACGCACGGTTCGAGCCTTACGCCGGGGCCGATCGCTACATGATTAGCTCGGATCAAGAGGTGCTGATCGCGACGAGCAACGAGATATGGTATGGGCTAGCCGACATGGCGCGTGAGCTCGTCCTTCCCGTACTACCAGGCGCCGACGCCGACTGGCTGACCGAACGAAAGACCCGTTTTGGAGAACTGGTCGACTACCTACCTGATTACAACGATGAGTTCGTCGCGAGTGAGCGCGAGCGATACGCCGACCTGCTCGTCACCGACCATGGTCCACTGAACGACCAGCAACAGAAAGCCGTCGTCAGAGACGACCGGCGGAATCTGGTCGACGCCAGCGCTGGCACCGGCAAGACGCTCACACTCACCTATCGGTTCGTCTACTTGCTGGAGAAGGGTGTCCCTGCGAGCGACATCGTCGCCATCACGTACACCAAGGACGCCGCCGCCGAAATGAGCGCTCGTATCGCCGAAGCCGCCGGTGTTCAGGCGGACGATCTGAACATCTCGACTATCCATGCGTTCGCGAATAGCATCTACCACGAGGCTCGCAGCGGTGGCAGCGGTAACCTGGGGACCGAGCGCGAGCGACTCGTCGACAGTTTCCACAACGCCGCCAGTCGGGGCCACGACACCGAGCGCGCGGCCGTCGAGTTCCCCGACTGCTACGCGGCGTTCAAACGGGGATACGAGGAGTTCATCAACGCCGAGGGAGACTATGGCGAGGACGGCTACATCGCTGATAACAAGCGGTTCGGCGAGGATCCACAAGAGTTCGTCCGTCGAAAACTAGAGGAGTTCGTGGAGGAGGCCCGGACGTTCGACCGCTCGGCCGAGGAGATACGGCAGCGCCTCGACGGGACTGATCGGGTTCGAGACGCCTTCGGCGAAGCGGGTGCTGCGCTCGTTGAGGCTTACGACCGCGTCGTTGAGCGCGAGGACGCGCCCACGGACTTCGACGATATGGTGTATACCGCCACCGAAGTGGTCGAGTCGAACCCAGAGAGATTCGGCGACCGCTTCGCCCACGTGCTGGTTGACGAGTTCCAGGACGTCACGGACGCCACGCTCGGGTTCGTCGAGTCGTTCATGGGCGGGGAGAGCGAGACCCACCTGTTCTGCGTCGGTGACGACTGGCAGAGCATCTACGGCTTTAGTGGCTCGAACGTCCGGTACTTCACCGAATACGAGGAGCGATTCGATGACGTCACCTACACCCAGTTGCAGGTGAACTATCGGTGCCCGCCAGCCGTCGTCGACGCGGGTGCAGACTTGATGGCCCAGAGCGCTGCGCCACAGAACGAGAAGGTAGTGCGTGCGTTCAGCGACCTGGACGCGAAGCCGACGCTTCACACGATGGACGCGCTCTACGAGCCACGCGTCGTCGAGTACGTGGCCGACATGGTCGAGTCTGCCATCGCTGAGCGCCCCCTCGATGACGTAATGGTTCTCTCACGAAACGACGCGAAGAGCGCCTACATGGAGCGACTCCGTGAGGAACTGGAACGCCGAGAGATCCCCCACCGTCGACCGAAGTTCGTCAGAGACTTCCTCCCCGAGGGCTACCGCGAATCAGTCCCCTACCCGGTCACATTCGACCAGCAGGATTTCGCAACGTACGACGTCCCGGATGGGGAGGAAACACCCGAGTCGGGCCCGCCACTCGTTACGCTTCAATCGGTCCACGCATCGAAGGGGACCGAGGCACCGGTCGTCATCCTCCTCCACGCGGTGGATGAAGACGAAGACGGCATTCCGATCAAGGAACAGGCCGACGTCATCCTCGACCCCGCACGTGAGGTCACCGCCGAGCGCATTCCCGAAGAACGCCGACTGTTCTATGTCGCGCTCACCCGCACCGAGGAGGAGTTTCACGCAGTCGCCCGCGCCGACGAGGAGTCTCAGTACGTCCAGGACATCGAACAATGGTTCCAACGGGTGGCCGTGCCAACTCCCGAAGAACTGGTCGGGACTTGTACTCAGTTCACCCCAGCACGCCAAGAGCGGATGCCGGTGAAGGCGACGCTCGACTGTGGGGGGTTCGAGGTTTCGCTGCTCTCGTGGCCGAACCAGGACCCACCACGATTGGAGAAGGGTGTGACCTACCGGCTCGAACTTGATGATCCAAACAGACAGATCGAGCGGAGCAAGTACGGCGTGGAGATCCGATTTGACCGGACACCCATTGAACGCATAGGGACGGGCAAGACGGTAGCGACCGACGACTGA
- a CDS encoding PKD domain-containing protein, with product MTRRSLALALLLLLSAGAPLADAHPEQDNDPPLVDAGLDREVDRGAVVWLDGGGTNDPDGEVVTYEWTIRTPAGETIAPEDADAVSTSFTAAETGRYEVTLTATDDHGATRSDTLYVDVTDSTADDSANDSGANDPPVGGIRGPDTVVTGESATFVAAVFDPDGEITSYAWSDGQSGREITKPVEVPAGETFSFSVRVTDDDGATETFRKSVRVVAADADGDGSTDPDNTAPRAWIEGPDRVAVGETTSFVLHGSDADGTVVSHEWTAPSGGSGAVIRHTFGSAGTYTVSGTVTDDDGATANASTTVEVYEEGPPVVRIFGPDTAPAGSTQEYWIEAYDPDGGELTISWDPAQNQLERSSNTSLNHVQIWGDLDDTIVVRAVVTDDEGNTVTAVKETEVENTYDPDLSEKVPQLSSIETEYVLDDSKQTGATDTITLGTYNLSSTVAHNESKIVRATWEINDTIAATYTDELGRFKGSVATNIQHTFVSESGRMVSRAVTVRAVDSDGDRDSRKLVSRFHSIQTHPDVTFYARGPGAESQGSTVLIEPGQDVVFTVGSYQNYRLVFGDGESITGSGTSGANNVKISHTYEDPGTYTVRLFSTQGPKGKALAAATVTVRPRTYEEYWYEVRKTEINQVHSQEHPTGASWEKVAVHDSGEVFTGRTVSVLADSGRPSMLDENWELNGTSTQQRTQRVTRISESDPDGSGEDWTLVQRNVRTESRTYYEDRYTWFESKFRRNGWRQTGETRTRRVVIGDGHDHDRERHSRTTAECTNWDLALDPLGGFSRECARWEYDTDVWYTGHDHDGRTYYETEYRYKTEVKRTETVSYHKYAGTETRTVRIKTYAETETWIEWLWESDSGYTEQEQSLTKPAEGTYISGTLRLVEVRCGSGESNHDSVMC from the coding sequence ATGACACGACGTTCGCTCGCTCTCGCGCTGCTGCTCCTGTTGTCGGCCGGGGCGCCGCTCGCAGACGCGCACCCGGAACAGGACAACGACCCCCCGCTCGTCGACGCCGGCCTCGACCGGGAAGTCGATCGAGGCGCGGTCGTCTGGCTGGACGGGGGCGGCACGAACGACCCCGACGGGGAGGTCGTCACCTACGAGTGGACGATCCGAACGCCCGCAGGGGAGACGATCGCTCCCGAGGACGCGGACGCCGTGTCAACCTCGTTCACCGCCGCCGAGACCGGACGCTACGAGGTGACGCTGACAGCGACCGACGACCACGGCGCGACGCGCAGCGACACGCTGTACGTCGACGTTACCGACTCCACTGCCGATGACTCCGCGAACGACTCGGGAGCCAACGACCCGCCGGTCGGCGGCATTCGAGGCCCCGACACGGTCGTCACCGGCGAGTCAGCGACGTTCGTCGCGGCAGTGTTCGACCCCGACGGCGAGATCACGTCGTACGCGTGGTCGGACGGGCAGAGTGGCAGGGAGATCACGAAGCCCGTTGAGGTCCCGGCGGGTGAGACGTTCTCGTTCTCCGTCCGGGTGACCGACGACGACGGGGCGACAGAGACGTTCCGGAAGTCGGTTCGAGTCGTCGCGGCAGACGCTGACGGTGACGGCTCGACGGATCCGGACAATACGGCGCCACGCGCTTGGATCGAGGGGCCCGATCGGGTCGCTGTGGGAGAGACAACGTCGTTCGTGCTTCACGGGTCGGACGCGGACGGGACGGTGGTGTCTCACGAGTGGACCGCTCCCTCGGGCGGATCCGGGGCGGTGATCAGGCACACGTTCGGCTCGGCTGGGACCTACACGGTGTCGGGGACCGTGACTGACGACGACGGCGCGACCGCGAACGCGTCGACGACGGTCGAGGTGTACGAGGAAGGGCCGCCGGTGGTGCGGATTTTCGGGCCCGATACCGCTCCCGCGGGGAGCACGCAGGAGTACTGGATAGAGGCGTACGACCCCGATGGTGGAGAACTGACTATCTCGTGGGACCCTGCACAGAATCAGTTGGAGCGCTCGAGCAACACCTCGCTCAATCACGTTCAGATCTGGGGGGACCTGGATGACACTATCGTGGTTCGAGCCGTCGTGACCGACGACGAGGGGAACACCGTAACTGCAGTGAAGGAAACGGAGGTGGAAAACACGTACGACCCGGATCTGTCAGAAAAGGTTCCACAGCTGTCGTCCATCGAGACGGAGTACGTGCTCGACGACTCCAAACAGACCGGAGCCACCGATACGATCACGCTCGGGACCTACAATCTCTCTTCGACGGTTGCGCACAACGAATCCAAGATCGTCCGCGCGACGTGGGAGATTAATGATACTATTGCAGCCACGTACACCGACGAATTAGGTCGGTTCAAAGGGAGTGTGGCGACGAACATACAACATACGTTCGTTTCGGAGAGCGGCAGGATGGTCTCGCGTGCGGTCACCGTGCGTGCGGTCGACTCGGATGGGGATCGAGACAGCCGAAAGCTGGTGAGTCGCTTTCACTCGATCCAAACTCATCCCGACGTCACGTTCTATGCAAGGGGGCCTGGAGCTGAGAGCCAAGGTAGCACTGTCCTGATCGAGCCAGGCCAGGACGTCGTGTTCACCGTGGGTTCGTACCAGAACTATCGTCTGGTCTTCGGAGATGGGGAATCCATCACTGGCTCGGGGACCTCTGGAGCGAACAATGTCAAGATCTCGCACACCTACGAGGACCCAGGGACCTATACGGTCAGACTGTTCTCGACCCAGGGTCCGAAAGGGAAAGCACTGGCAGCGGCAACAGTGACGGTCAGACCACGAACGTATGAAGAATATTGGTATGAAGTCCGAAAAACTGAGATAAACCAGGTTCACTCACAAGAACATCCAACTGGAGCGAGTTGGGAGAAAGTCGCGGTTCATGATTCTGGGGAGGTATTCACTGGCCGTACAGTTTCTGTCCTGGCTGATTCTGGCCGACCATCCATGCTTGATGAGAACTGGGAACTGAATGGAACCAGCACCCAACAGCGAACTCAGCGTGTCACGCGAATTAGTGAGAGCGACCCCGACGGTTCGGGGGAAGACTGGACGTTGGTTCAGCGAAACGTACGTACTGAATCCCGGACCTACTACGAGGACCGGTACACGTGGTTCGAGAGTAAATTCCGGCGGAACGGGTGGAGGCAGACAGGAGAAACTCGAACGCGTCGCGTCGTGATCGGTGATGGTCACGACCACGACCGCGAGCGCCACTCACGAACGACCGCAGAATGTACTAACTGGGATCTTGCACTCGACCCACTTGGTGGGTTCTCGAGAGAGTGTGCGAGGTGGGAGTACGACACGGACGTCTGGTATACCGGTCACGATCACGACGGCAGGACGTACTACGAGACGGAATATCGGTACAAAACGGAAGTGAAGCGTACCGAAACCGTGTCATATCACAAATACGCGGGAACCGAAACACGAACGGTTCGAATCAAGACGTACGCCGAGACAGAGACGTGGATCGAGTGGCTCTGGGAGAGTGACAGCGGATATACGGAGCAGGAACAGTCGCTTACGAAACCTGCTGAGGGGACGTACATCTCCGGGACTCTCAGACTGGTTGAAGTTCGTTGTGGCTCTGGTGAGAGCAATCACGACTCAGTAATGTGCTGA
- a CDS encoding CAP domain-containing protein, which produces MGGALTGEQPTPNQSDIAGVNNTPELPKYAHEQPDSSVNTPIPLDNKTQRTDVNVSKVESTLKQKVDEHRDDNDVGPLNADPRLAIIARHHSYDMAKRDFFAHTNPDNETYTDRLQQSDYACGGGYQNIGAIFWKANDTQTEEQLAEELLHGFMRSGQHNMAMIDPDMTTVGIGIYITEDRRTYVTMNLCNADPLPEDDS; this is translated from the coding sequence ATGGGAGGTGCCCTCACAGGTGAACAGCCTACTCCAAATCAATCAGACATAGCTGGAGTAAATAACACACCGGAACTGCCGAAATATGCACATGAACAACCAGATAGCTCTGTGAACACCCCTATTCCATTAGATAATAAGACACAAAGAACAGATGTTAATGTGTCAAAAGTAGAATCGACCTTAAAACAAAAAGTGGATGAACATCGTGATGACAATGATGTCGGACCGCTAAATGCGGACCCGCGGCTCGCGATAATCGCTCGCCACCACTCCTACGATATGGCGAAACGGGACTTCTTCGCCCACACGAATCCGGACAACGAGACGTACACCGATCGACTCCAGCAGAGCGACTACGCGTGTGGTGGTGGCTATCAGAACATTGGTGCGATCTTCTGGAAAGCGAACGACACGCAGACAGAGGAGCAGTTGGCCGAAGAGCTCCTTCACGGATTCATGCGTTCGGGGCAACACAACATGGCGATGATCGACCCGGACATGACGACCGTCGGCATCGGGATCTACATCACCGAAGACCGGCGCACCTACGTGACGATGAACCTCTGTAACGCCGATCCACTCCCGGAGGACGACTCATGA
- the aroC gene encoding chorismate synthase: MNGNEFGRLFRLTTYGESHGEAMGCTVSGVPAGVELDEERIQRDLDRRKPGQSMITTSRGEPDEVTINSGIQDGYTTGTPVGMVIQNKDARSGKYEPFVTAPRPSHGDYTYSAKFGTRNWGGGGRSSARETVNWVAAGAIAKAVLDQSEYDVEIKAHVNQIGDIVAPEVTFEEMLEHSEENEVRCAHPETAERMRDLIDEYQQAGDSIGGAIEFEARGVPRGLGAPRFDAFPARLGQAMMSIPATTAFEFGLGRDAREVAGIDRNEDWEFDDGESHPETVSEEGDPVPVGNDHGGLQGGITTGEPIYGEVTWHAPTSIPKEQTTVDWETGEEKQVQVVGRHDPVLPPRAVPVVEAMLYCTVLDFMLLGGRINPDRLDGQVGEYDTEYHAERPDHEE; encoded by the coding sequence ATGAACGGCAACGAGTTCGGCCGGCTGTTCCGGCTGACGACGTACGGCGAGAGCCACGGTGAGGCGATGGGCTGTACGGTCTCGGGGGTGCCGGCGGGCGTGGAACTCGACGAGGAGCGGATCCAGCGCGACCTCGACCGACGCAAGCCCGGCCAGTCGATGATCACGACGAGTCGCGGCGAACCGGACGAGGTCACGATCAACTCCGGGATCCAGGACGGCTACACCACCGGCACGCCGGTCGGGATGGTGATCCAGAACAAGGACGCCCGCTCGGGCAAGTACGAGCCGTTCGTCACGGCGCCGCGACCGAGCCACGGCGACTACACCTACTCCGCGAAGTTCGGCACGCGGAACTGGGGCGGCGGCGGGCGCTCCTCGGCGCGGGAGACGGTGAACTGGGTCGCCGCCGGCGCCATCGCGAAGGCGGTGCTCGACCAGAGCGAGTACGACGTGGAGATCAAAGCGCACGTCAACCAGATCGGCGACATCGTCGCTCCCGAGGTCACCTTCGAGGAGATGCTCGAACACAGCGAAGAGAACGAAGTCCGCTGTGCCCACCCGGAGACCGCCGAGCGGATGCGCGACCTGATCGACGAGTACCAGCAGGCGGGCGACTCCATCGGCGGCGCCATCGAGTTCGAGGCACGCGGCGTCCCCCGCGGCCTCGGCGCTCCCCGGTTCGACGCGTTCCCCGCTCGCCTCGGCCAGGCGATGATGTCGATTCCGGCGACGACGGCGTTCGAGTTCGGCCTCGGTCGCGACGCCCGCGAGGTCGCGGGCATCGACCGCAACGAGGACTGGGAGTTCGACGACGGCGAGTCACACCCGGAGACTGTCAGCGAGGAAGGCGACCCGGTGCCCGTCGGCAACGACCACGGCGGTCTCCAGGGAGGGATCACCACTGGCGAACCGATCTATGGCGAGGTGACGTGGCACGCGCCCACCTCGATCCCGAAGGAGCAGACGACGGTCGACTGGGAGACGGGCGAGGAGAAGCAGGTGCAGGTCGTCGGTCGCCACGACCCGGTGCTCCCGCCGCGGGCGGTGCCGGTCGTCGAGGCGATGCTGTACTGCACGGTGCTCGACTTCATGCTGCTGGGCGGCCGGATCAACCCCGACCGTCTCGACGGGCAGGTCGGCGAGTACGATACCGAGTACCACGCGGAGCGGCCCGACCACGAGGAGTAG
- a CDS encoding cytochrome P450 — MSDTDGSALPPEAAPGPDGLPVLGSYLDNSRSFFDFRDRVAAEHGGVARYTVLGQDIFLVTDPDAIQQVLVTENETFVKGELFQQQLRPVLGNGLLNSEGEFWRRQRHLIQPAFTPDRIAGYADMMVETTDRAVDRWDDGEVRNVHRDMMELTLEIVARALMGVDIRDRTPAIGGALDTVMEVSAGASLQDLLPEWVPTPRRERLHEAVASLDLIVDELVDEKRRALREGEVDPESDVVSALLTAVDEEGEQMGAEQVRDEVKTLLLAGHETTALSLTFTFHLLARHPEVETKLLDELEAELGDDPAGFDTVRDLEYLDKVVTESMRILPPVHGILREPTEDVVLGGYRVPAGTPVSLSQWIVHRDPAHYDDPHEFRPERWTDEMESDLHPLAYFPFASGPRRCVGDRFALLEAKLVLATVLRRRSFDVVEPTDLEGHLEASITTRPTTPIRMRVHER, encoded by the coding sequence ATGAGCGACACAGACGGCTCTGCACTCCCTCCGGAGGCCGCGCCCGGCCCCGACGGCCTCCCCGTCCTGGGCTCGTACCTCGACAACAGCCGGAGCTTCTTCGACTTCCGAGACCGCGTTGCCGCCGAACACGGCGGCGTCGCCCGCTACACCGTGCTGGGGCAGGACATCTTCCTCGTGACTGACCCGGACGCAATCCAGCAGGTGCTCGTCACGGAGAACGAGACGTTCGTGAAAGGCGAGTTGTTCCAGCAACAACTCCGACCGGTGTTGGGCAACGGCCTGCTCAACAGCGAGGGGGAGTTCTGGCGGCGACAGCGTCACCTCATCCAGCCGGCGTTCACCCCGGACCGAATCGCGGGCTACGCCGACATGATGGTCGAGACGACCGACCGCGCGGTCGACCGCTGGGACGACGGGGAGGTCCGGAACGTCCACCGCGACATGATGGAGTTGACGCTCGAAATCGTCGCGCGCGCGCTGATGGGCGTCGACATCCGCGACCGCACGCCCGCCATCGGCGGCGCGCTCGACACCGTGATGGAGGTGTCGGCGGGCGCGAGCCTGCAGGACCTCCTGCCGGAGTGGGTGCCGACGCCCCGGCGCGAGCGCCTCCACGAGGCGGTCGCCTCGCTCGACCTGATCGTCGACGAGTTGGTCGACGAGAAGCGGCGCGCGCTCCGCGAGGGCGAGGTCGACCCCGAGTCCGACGTCGTCTCCGCGCTGCTCACCGCCGTCGACGAGGAGGGGGAGCAGATGGGCGCCGAGCAGGTGCGCGACGAGGTGAAGACGCTGCTGTTGGCGGGCCACGAGACGACGGCGCTGTCGCTGACGTTCACCTTCCACCTGCTCGCGCGCCACCCCGAGGTGGAGACGAAGCTCCTCGACGAACTGGAGGCGGAGTTGGGCGACGACCCAGCGGGCTTCGACACCGTCCGCGACCTGGAGTACCTCGACAAGGTCGTCACGGAATCGATGCGGATCCTACCGCCAGTCCACGGTATCCTCCGCGAGCCGACCGAGGACGTGGTGCTGGGCGGCTACCGCGTGCCCGCGGGGACGCCGGTGTCGCTGAGCCAGTGGATCGTCCACCGCGACCCCGCCCACTACGACGACCCCCACGAGTTCCGCCCCGAGCGGTGGACCGACGAGATGGAGTCAGACCTCCACCCGCTGGCGTACTTCCCGTTCGCCTCGGGGCCGCGCCGCTGTGTCGGCGACCGCTTCGCGCTGCTGGAGGCGAAACTGGTGCTGGCGACGGTGCTCAGGCGGCGCTCGTTCGACGTCGTCGAGCCGACGGATCTGGAGGGTCACCTGGAGGCGAGTATCACGACCCGCCCGACCACACCCATCAGGATGCGCGTCCACGAGCGCTGA